One genomic segment of Photobacterium sp. DA100 includes these proteins:
- a CDS encoding ATP-binding protein codes for MVRRFSLVLLLLGIGLMSSVAVFASSYMFRSMPEFSGLGTLSVRKIVNDTNKGLWLVDSRGQLLFHDGINLKPAVERTGNAVTGVTDAAMVGNTLWLVKDNHAYSYSPLSASLERLNISQIPVESVVERDNAAWFANRRGLYRLTDNDPDVKFVAFPHPVKLAGLYVTDKHLYAATQQGVYQYLSLDEPPTRLLSEHHITAVVQDPLGEPWFGTRRGLIRGKQGVLQPLGDDGSQPAVLSMQPTPQGVWVGSTMGLYLMTNKGEIKAHFMPSDNDRYALPDRRVQRLHQDLQGNLWVSTPKGVSLLPAGSHLFSRIRLGGSKGLIDANFISDAAYGGDGYYWLATDNGLFKLSSMLDVVEHIDSVGKVEQLALSDGRLWILQEDGITLYDIRQSHLERIAIPEDIQEQPLERIMVDHFGSLWVGSEGGLYRYWPEFRDWMSFGHHWFRDPAGGEQITSIVEDSEHQVWVGTTYGLYQFEAGVLNLVPNTAKQGGIVDIFEDRMGQLWVATNYALQLSQALKPLKLQEVKLTPEFAQLYCIARGSNGIWLSSSNGLSYISYYADLKMHLGFKSGLLSDDLGSRACLQDNLNALVLGYRQGLLRISEPAMFEELPDEPELELSAVWIDNDIWPLGDSWNQLRRLPYGASIAFKLKVLPAPSALYQYRLIDESNQVGEWKIVSQPLLPVGVLSAGRYTLEVRRVNPSDNNSSALSYDFRVQSSWQVYQALLGVLAVAALVLILLFFYWRSKLFKVQAQQLKQSVYQKTAKIELQKRQLNASNVHLQRILDVRQHVMAQLSHELRTPLQLSMGLLSDLRPLSQAPSKVDITERNVAHALHVAEQILSRDVFALVEPEKACEQLVSPIIQACCMSWQVEAEKKQIALCLEDHTGADTSIDLAPYHLEIMLGNLLSNALKYTDNKGGITVSVKEREQQLIISVSDTGRGMTDQTKARLFDSYYQEDPQLSPEAGFGLGLTTVKQLVERYHGVISVISYQGVGSEFIIRLPLSVPREGRSHSNEESQKTVEHYPWLMVIGEEALAETEWGKLLSEHYHVTYTRADYEDLILLDDPLPDVVIVDHQVLVPSDEQLLQGLRKHFFGGHGPVFVLLSASAQIDAQYLRNVSWADLVLNEPLLGQPMQAEIENLLDARRAATVKIAAAGEPTGKEWQENVHSLVSEHFHSGDFGTSAAAKALYMSERTFQRHFKQEFGLSFKDYVTQFRFEQAAVMLKQGDSVGDVALSCGFKDPAYFSARFTAYSGQTPAEFACGRVKQD; via the coding sequence ATGGTCAGACGGTTTTCACTTGTATTACTGCTCTTGGGTATCGGTTTGATGAGCTCGGTGGCGGTATTTGCTTCAAGCTACATGTTTCGTTCAATGCCTGAGTTCAGCGGGCTAGGTACATTGTCCGTACGAAAAATCGTTAATGATACAAATAAAGGTTTGTGGCTGGTGGATAGCCGCGGGCAGCTACTGTTCCACGACGGCATTAATCTTAAACCTGCAGTTGAAAGAACCGGTAACGCCGTGACAGGTGTGACCGATGCGGCGATGGTTGGTAACACGCTCTGGTTGGTTAAAGATAACCATGCCTATTCCTATTCCCCCCTCTCAGCCAGTCTCGAAAGACTCAATATTAGCCAAATACCCGTGGAATCGGTGGTCGAGCGGGACAACGCGGCTTGGTTTGCCAATCGCCGGGGACTATATCGATTAACTGATAACGATCCAGACGTGAAATTTGTTGCCTTTCCCCATCCGGTTAAGCTTGCCGGCCTATATGTGACGGATAAGCATCTTTATGCTGCCACCCAGCAAGGCGTCTACCAATACCTGTCGCTCGACGAGCCGCCAACCAGACTTTTATCTGAGCACCATATTACCGCGGTTGTACAAGACCCACTCGGCGAGCCATGGTTTGGTACCCGCCGGGGGCTGATTAGAGGCAAGCAGGGTGTTCTGCAGCCTCTGGGCGATGATGGAAGTCAGCCCGCGGTGCTCAGCATGCAACCGACACCCCAGGGAGTGTGGGTGGGGAGCACCATGGGGCTATACCTGATGACGAATAAGGGGGAGATAAAAGCGCACTTTATGCCCTCTGATAATGATCGTTATGCCTTGCCAGATCGGCGGGTACAGAGGCTTCATCAAGACCTGCAGGGGAATCTGTGGGTCTCGACGCCCAAGGGGGTAAGCCTGCTACCGGCTGGCTCCCATCTATTCAGCCGGATCCGGCTGGGAGGCAGCAAAGGACTGATAGATGCCAATTTTATTAGCGATGCCGCCTATGGCGGTGATGGCTACTATTGGTTAGCGACTGATAATGGCCTGTTCAAGCTCTCATCCATGCTTGATGTCGTAGAGCATATTGATAGCGTGGGGAAGGTAGAGCAATTGGCCCTGTCTGATGGTCGGCTCTGGATTCTGCAGGAAGACGGGATCACTTTGTATGATATTCGCCAGTCACATTTGGAGCGTATTGCTATACCTGAAGATATCCAGGAGCAGCCGCTAGAACGAATAATGGTTGACCATTTTGGCTCGCTCTGGGTCGGCTCTGAAGGCGGGTTGTATCGCTATTGGCCTGAATTTAGGGATTGGATGTCCTTTGGACACCACTGGTTCAGGGATCCCGCCGGTGGAGAGCAGATCACCAGCATTGTCGAAGATAGTGAACATCAGGTGTGGGTGGGGACGACCTATGGCCTTTACCAATTCGAGGCGGGGGTGCTCAACCTTGTTCCTAATACGGCAAAACAAGGGGGCATTGTTGATATTTTCGAAGATCGCATGGGGCAGTTATGGGTCGCTACGAATTATGCGTTGCAGCTCTCTCAGGCACTCAAACCACTCAAACTGCAAGAGGTAAAACTCACCCCCGAGTTTGCACAGCTTTATTGCATCGCAAGGGGAAGCAACGGGATATGGCTCTCTTCCAGTAATGGGCTTTCATATATCAGCTACTATGCCGATTTAAAGATGCACCTCGGGTTTAAATCGGGCCTACTATCTGACGATCTTGGCTCCCGTGCTTGTCTGCAGGATAACTTGAATGCTTTGGTGCTGGGATACCGACAAGGGCTGCTGCGTATTTCGGAGCCGGCCATGTTTGAGGAGCTGCCGGATGAACCGGAGTTGGAGCTGAGCGCGGTTTGGATAGATAACGATATCTGGCCGCTGGGAGATAGCTGGAACCAGCTACGAAGACTGCCGTATGGGGCATCGATAGCTTTTAAGTTGAAGGTATTGCCTGCACCCTCTGCACTCTATCAATACCGATTGATTGATGAAAGCAATCAGGTTGGGGAATGGAAAATTGTTAGCCAGCCACTTTTGCCTGTCGGTGTTTTATCCGCGGGACGGTATACACTCGAAGTACGCCGCGTGAATCCTTCCGATAATAATTCGTCGGCCCTGAGTTATGACTTCAGGGTGCAATCTTCATGGCAAGTTTATCAGGCGCTATTGGGTGTATTAGCTGTAGCCGCCCTGGTGCTGATTTTGTTGTTCTTCTACTGGCGGAGCAAACTCTTTAAGGTGCAAGCCCAGCAGCTTAAGCAATCGGTGTATCAAAAAACGGCAAAAATCGAACTTCAGAAGAGGCAGTTAAATGCTAGCAATGTACATCTGCAACGGATTCTAGATGTAAGGCAGCATGTGATGGCACAGCTTTCCCATGAGCTCAGAACCCCGCTGCAGCTATCAATGGGATTGCTGTCTGATCTCCGTCCGCTTAGCCAGGCTCCAAGTAAGGTTGATATTACTGAAAGGAATGTCGCTCATGCTCTGCATGTGGCCGAGCAGATTTTGTCGCGTGACGTTTTTGCATTGGTGGAGCCAGAAAAAGCTTGCGAGCAGCTGGTCAGTCCTATCATTCAGGCGTGCTGCATGAGCTGGCAGGTTGAAGCCGAGAAGAAACAAATTGCGCTTTGCCTCGAGGATCATACTGGTGCCGATACATCAATTGACCTAGCCCCCTACCATCTCGAAATCATGCTGGGTAACTTGTTGTCTAATGCACTCAAGTACACTGACAATAAGGGCGGGATCACGGTCAGTGTAAAAGAGCGTGAGCAGCAGCTTATCATATCGGTCAGTGATACAGGGCGGGGAATGACTGACCAGACCAAGGCACGCTTATTCGATAGTTACTACCAAGAGGATCCTCAGCTTAGCCCCGAAGCTGGGTTTGGCCTGGGGCTAACCACCGTCAAGCAACTGGTCGAGCGCTATCACGGTGTCATTTCAGTGATCAGCTACCAGGGGGTAGGGAGTGAATTTATCATTCGCTTGCCGTTGTCCGTTCCTCGGGAGGGCAGGAGCCACTCTAACGAAGAGTCTCAGAAGACAGTGGAGCATTATCCCTGGCTAATGGTGATTGGTGAGGAGGCCCTTGCCGAAACGGAGTGGGGTAAGCTGTTATCCGAACACTACCATGTGACCTATACCCGGGCCGATTACGAAGACTTAATCTTGCTCGATGACCCTCTGCCTGATGTTGTGATTGTTGACCATCAGGTACTGGTGCCCAGTGACGAACAGTTGCTGCAGGGATTGAGGAAACACTTTTTTGGCGGCCATGGCCCGGTGTTCGTTCTGCTTAGTGCCTCAGCACAGATTGACGCCCAATATCTGAGAAACGTCAGCTGGGCTGATTTGGTGTTGAACGAGCCGCTGCTGGGACAGCCAATGCAAGCGGAGATCGAAAACTTGCTGGATGCTCGGCGTGCAGCAACGGTGAAAATCGCGGCTGCTGGCGAGCCAACTGGAAAGGAGTGGCAGGAAAATGTCCATTCGCTGGTTTCCGAGCATTTCCATTCCGGTGACTTTGGTACCTCAGCAGCAGCCAAGGCACTGTATATGTCAGAGCGAACATTCCAGCGGCATTTCAAACAAGAGTTCGGCTTGTCGTTTAAAGACTATGTCACTCAGTTCCGTTTTGAGCAGGCGGCGGTAATGCTCAAGCAAGGGGACAGTGTGGGTGACGTCGCGCTGTCCTGTGGCTTCAAAGATCCCGCCTATTTTAGTGCCAGGTTTACCGCTTATAGCGGGCAAACGCCTGCCGAGTTTGCCTGCGGTCGAGTAAAGCAAGATTAA
- a CDS encoding FeoA family protein: MKLSEMSCGAEGRVASLAGLPAATRKKLMVMGMLPNTPVSVIRVAPLGDPLQVRVRGVDIALRKQLAESIDVEVN; this comes from the coding sequence ATGAAACTGTCAGAAATGTCATGCGGGGCTGAGGGAAGGGTTGCCAGTTTAGCTGGCTTGCCAGCAGCTACCCGCAAAAAGCTTATGGTCATGGGAATGCTGCCGAATACACCAGTGAGCGTGATTCGGGTGGCACCTCTTGGCGATCCTCTTCAGGTGCGAGTACGTGGTGTGGATATCGCATTACGCAAACAACTTGCAGAAAGCATTGATGTGGAGGTGAACTGA
- the feoB gene encoding Fe(2+) transporter permease subunit FeoB, producing the protein MQYSILTVGNPNSGKTTLFNGLTGAKQQVGNWAGVTVEKKTGRYECAGDSFALTDLPGIYNLDSANDVNSLDEAIASRAILTMPADVIINVVDASCLERSLYMTLQLRELGRPMVVVLNKMDVLERQRQKLDIKGLEKALGCPVMSLSANNLKQVTEFKTQLHKMLAQGIAINELTLDYGPQFEQAIAETEAFFTDEHLNGRAQAIRALENDTLVINQLSEEQKNQVCNVRNTLMVDVDPDIQVADVRYSFLHQLCSKVRRQEGKLSRSLSDKIDAVLLNRAFGIPFFFVVMYLMFMFSINIGSAFIDFFDISAGAILVDGGHYLLDDHLPVWLVTVIADGIGGGIQTVATFIPVIACLYLFLAMLESSGYMARAAFVLDKVMQKVGLPGKAFVPLVLGFGCNVPAIMATRTLEQERERKLAAAMAPFMSCGARLPVYALFAAAFFPENGQNVVFALYLLGIAAAVLTGLVLRHTIYPGSSDSFIMEMPDYEMPTMRNVGIKTWQKLNKFVMGAGKTIVVVVAILSFFNSLGMDGSFGNEDTPNSVLAKTAQVVTPVLSPIGIKEDNWPATVGILTGIFAKEAVVGTLNNLYAPAAGEEEAEYDLMGSLQEAVASIGANLADLSYSDPLGITVGELEDKVAAAEEQEVDASIFGNIQAHFVSSAAAMAYLIFILLYTPCAAAMGAYVREFGQKYSLFIASYTMLLAYTFATYYYQIAHFADHPATSMLWIGVFTAINAGLFITFKRKGQQMQAEELVTL; encoded by the coding sequence ATGCAATACAGTATTCTGACAGTAGGTAATCCGAACAGCGGCAAGACCACGTTGTTCAATGGCCTGACGGGTGCCAAGCAGCAGGTGGGTAACTGGGCCGGTGTAACGGTTGAGAAGAAGACTGGCCGCTACGAATGCGCGGGTGATAGCTTTGCTCTGACCGATCTCCCGGGGATCTATAACCTTGATAGTGCCAATGATGTCAACAGCTTGGATGAAGCTATTGCCTCGCGCGCCATCTTGACCATGCCTGCAGATGTCATCATCAACGTGGTGGATGCATCATGCCTTGAGCGCAGCTTGTACATGACGCTTCAGCTTCGCGAATTGGGCCGCCCAATGGTTGTTGTACTGAACAAGATGGATGTGCTTGAGCGCCAGCGCCAAAAGCTAGATATCAAGGGGCTGGAAAAAGCCCTGGGTTGTCCGGTGATGAGCCTGTCAGCGAACAACCTTAAGCAAGTCACAGAGTTCAAAACCCAACTGCACAAGATGCTGGCTCAGGGTATTGCCATTAATGAACTGACGCTGGATTACGGTCCCCAGTTTGAGCAAGCGATTGCCGAAACGGAAGCTTTTTTTACTGATGAGCATTTGAATGGCCGTGCCCAGGCTATCCGGGCCCTGGAAAATGATACTTTGGTGATCAACCAGTTATCTGAAGAGCAAAAAAATCAGGTATGCAATGTTCGCAACACTCTGATGGTGGATGTTGATCCTGATATCCAGGTTGCCGATGTGCGTTATAGCTTCTTGCACCAACTATGCAGCAAGGTGCGCCGCCAGGAAGGCAAACTGAGCCGTAGCCTGAGCGACAAGATCGATGCTGTTTTATTGAACCGTGCGTTTGGTATTCCATTCTTCTTTGTTGTGATGTACCTGATGTTCATGTTCTCTATCAACATCGGCAGTGCATTTATCGACTTTTTCGATATCAGTGCGGGCGCTATCCTTGTCGACGGCGGACACTACTTGCTCGATGATCACCTACCGGTATGGCTGGTAACCGTTATTGCTGACGGTATCGGCGGTGGTATCCAGACGGTGGCAACCTTCATTCCGGTGATTGCCTGCCTATACCTGTTCCTAGCGATGCTGGAAAGCTCTGGTTACATGGCGCGTGCGGCCTTTGTGCTTGATAAAGTGATGCAGAAAGTCGGCCTGCCGGGCAAAGCGTTCGTGCCATTGGTGCTGGGCTTTGGCTGTAACGTACCGGCTATTATGGCAACCCGTACGCTTGAGCAGGAGCGTGAGCGCAAGCTTGCTGCTGCCATGGCACCGTTCATGTCTTGTGGTGCTCGCCTTCCTGTTTACGCCCTGTTTGCCGCCGCTTTCTTCCCTGAAAATGGCCAGAACGTTGTGTTTGCGCTCTACTTATTGGGGATTGCCGCTGCGGTATTGACTGGCTTGGTACTGCGCCACACCATCTACCCGGGAAGCAGCGATAGCTTCATCATGGAAATGCCAGACTATGAAATGCCGACGATGCGTAACGTCGGGATCAAAACTTGGCAGAAACTGAATAAGTTTGTAATGGGTGCCGGTAAGACTATCGTTGTCGTGGTGGCCATTCTGAGCTTCTTCAACTCGCTGGGTATGGATGGCTCATTCGGTAACGAAGATACCCCGAACTCGGTATTGGCTAAGACCGCCCAAGTTGTGACACCAGTACTGTCTCCAATTGGTATTAAAGAAGACAACTGGCCGGCTACGGTGGGTATCCTAACGGGTATCTTTGCTAAAGAAGCGGTAGTGGGCACCTTGAATAACCTGTATGCGCCAGCTGCGGGTGAAGAGGAGGCCGAGTACGACCTGATGGGTAGCCTTCAGGAAGCGGTAGCCAGTATTGGTGCCAACCTGGCAGATCTAAGCTACTCGGATCCGCTGGGTATCACGGTGGGCGAGTTGGAAGATAAAGTGGCGGCAGCCGAAGAGCAGGAAGTCGATGCGTCGATCTTTGGCAATATCCAAGCCCACTTTGTGAGCTCTGCAGCAGCCATGGCATACCTGATCTTCATTCTGCTTTATACGCCATGTGCGGCGGCAATGGGTGCTTATGTGCGTGAGTTCGGCCAGAAGTACTCGCTGTTTATCGCGAGCTATACCATGTTGCTGGCGTATACTTTCGCAACGTACTACTACCAGATCGCTCACTTCGCGGATCACCCGGCCACGAGCATGCTGTGGATTGGGGTCTTCACTGCTATCAATGCCGGCCTGTTCATTACCTTCAAGCGTAAAGGGCAGCAGATGCAAGCAGAGGAGCTTGTCACACTATGA
- a CDS encoding FeoC-like transcriptional regulator has product MILQQLKQYIEQHGRASRKALAMRFGLSEDGVEAMLDVWIRKGKLGKELIGCDSDGCCQSAKEIWYRPLKSDELAVTVMRG; this is encoded by the coding sequence ATGATCCTGCAGCAGCTGAAACAGTACATTGAGCAACACGGGCGCGCCAGCCGCAAGGCTTTGGCGATGCGATTCGGTCTGTCGGAAGACGGGGTCGAGGCCATGCTGGATGTGTGGATCCGCAAAGGCAAGTTGGGCAAGGAGCTGATAGGCTGCGACAGTGATGGCTGTTGCCAGAGTGCCAAAGAGATCTGGTACCGTCCCCTCAAGTCAGATGAGCTTGCTGTCACCGTCATGCGTGGCTAG
- a CDS encoding HIT family protein produces the protein MQFSLHPRLAADTTVIGNLPLCQVLLSKEALGPWLILVPRKAELREIHHLPEPDQIQLLKESSAVAAVLENDYQADKINVGALGNLVPQLHVHHIARFKNDVAWPGPVWGNTDGTQRSESVQQALAEELRAELSHIEGFSAVE, from the coding sequence ATGCAGTTTTCACTTCACCCGAGACTGGCCGCAGATACTACGGTTATCGGAAACCTGCCCCTGTGCCAGGTACTATTATCCAAAGAAGCCCTGGGGCCTTGGCTCATTTTAGTTCCCCGCAAAGCAGAACTCCGTGAAATCCATCACTTGCCTGAACCCGATCAGATACAGTTGTTAAAGGAGTCCAGTGCCGTCGCCGCCGTATTAGAAAACGACTACCAAGCCGACAAAATCAACGTCGGGGCCTTGGGCAACCTTGTCCCGCAATTGCATGTCCACCACATTGCCCGCTTCAAGAATGATGTCGCCTGGCCAGGGCCAGTTTGGGGCAACACCGACGGCACCCAACGCAGCGAGTCCGTACAGCAAGCCCTCGCGGAAGAGCTTAGGGCCGAGCTAAGCCATATCGAAGGCTTCAGTGCAGTAGAATAA
- a CDS encoding DUF924 family protein, whose product MVAQYQEVLDFWFGEIDEEVTVKDRNQLWFRGGEETDQLIAERFRHLVSQAGRGELSKWTEEPRGTLALIILLDQFTRNIYRGLSAAFRYDSLALALCKRGLANNQDLELTPIERVFFYLPLEHSEAIEDQEESVFRFDRLLQAVTPAHASTFEGFYQYAVSHHEVIKRFGRFPHRNAVFGRLSTQEELEWLNKGGQRFGQ is encoded by the coding sequence ATGGTGGCTCAATATCAAGAGGTGCTGGACTTTTGGTTTGGCGAGATAGATGAAGAAGTGACGGTCAAGGATCGAAATCAGCTGTGGTTTCGTGGTGGGGAAGAAACCGATCAACTTATCGCGGAGCGTTTTCGTCACCTAGTCAGCCAGGCAGGACGTGGTGAGCTCAGCAAATGGACCGAGGAGCCTAGGGGAACGCTTGCGCTGATCATTTTGCTCGATCAGTTTACCCGCAATATTTACCGCGGGCTAAGCGCAGCGTTTCGTTATGACTCGCTGGCGTTGGCCTTGTGCAAGCGTGGCCTGGCGAATAATCAAGACTTGGAGCTAACCCCGATTGAGCGGGTGTTTTTCTACTTACCCCTTGAGCACTCGGAAGCTATCGAAGATCAGGAGGAATCGGTATTTCGCTTTGATCGGTTACTGCAGGCGGTGACACCGGCCCATGCCAGTACTTTTGAGGGATTCTATCAGTATGCGGTAAGCCATCACGAGGTGATTAAGCGTTTTGGCCGCTTCCCTCACCGCAATGCGGTATTCGGTCGCCTGTCAACCCAAGAAGAGCTGGAATGGCTGAATAAAGGTGGGCAGCGATTTGGTCAGTAG
- a CDS encoding GGDEF domain-containing protein, producing the protein MNNDSFAKSTEILKQAVPLMIKHKVPTTPTNYALWYTYSSQQNPQLNMALDSGIESLGHCTPTLCESLYQDHLARQTDNDVKQLKLSLTAMMQELSHSMADTLSDTNNFHNALESTFGRLEQVGKEGISLEETVGLVRELLRESQQMRQSTGLFKGQLDSAQQEIQSLRAALNKSQQQANEDALTGLYNRRAFDQDIQSYLENQIPTSLVLLDIDHFKYFNDEFGHLMGDQVLKMVAKRLTECCRDYAKAYRFGGEEFAILLPHKSLPSARQQAETMRKAIEKISVLDKKSGQRINSVTASFGISSSEEREHSMALIERADHFLKQAKQLGRNRVLPIT; encoded by the coding sequence ATGAACAACGATAGCTTTGCGAAATCAACGGAGATTTTGAAGCAGGCCGTTCCCCTGATGATTAAGCACAAGGTACCCACCACCCCAACCAACTATGCCCTGTGGTATACCTACAGCTCCCAGCAAAACCCCCAGCTCAATATGGCGCTCGACAGCGGTATTGAATCCCTCGGACATTGCACCCCGACACTGTGTGAAAGCCTATACCAAGACCACCTCGCCCGGCAGACAGACAACGACGTCAAACAACTTAAGCTAAGCCTCACCGCGATGATGCAGGAGCTGTCCCACAGCATGGCTGATACCCTGTCAGATACCAACAACTTCCACAATGCGCTGGAGAGTACGTTTGGGCGGCTGGAGCAAGTGGGCAAAGAAGGGATCTCCCTGGAAGAGACCGTCGGTCTGGTGCGCGAACTGCTCCGCGAGTCGCAGCAGATGCGCCAGTCAACCGGGCTGTTCAAAGGCCAACTCGATTCGGCCCAGCAAGAGATCCAATCATTGCGGGCAGCACTGAATAAAAGCCAACAACAAGCCAACGAAGACGCCCTGACCGGACTCTACAACCGTAGGGCCTTCGATCAGGACATTCAAAGCTATCTCGAGAACCAGATCCCGACGAGCCTAGTGCTGCTGGACATTGACCACTTCAAGTACTTCAACGATGAGTTCGGCCATCTCATGGGTGATCAGGTCCTGAAAATGGTCGCCAAAAGGCTCACAGAGTGCTGCCGCGATTATGCCAAGGCCTACCGCTTCGGCGGGGAGGAGTTTGCAATTTTGCTTCCGCATAAGTCACTGCCCTCTGCCCGCCAGCAGGCAGAAACCATGCGTAAAGCCATTGAAAAGATTTCCGTACTCGACAAGAAGTCCGGGCAGCGGATCAACTCGGTAACCGCCTCGTTCGGTATTAGCAGCTCAGAGGAAAGAGAGCACAGCATGGCACTCATCGAGCGGGCCGATCACTTCCTCAAGCAAGCCAAGCAACTCGGGCGAAACCGCGTCCTGCCCATTACCTGA
- the argS gene encoding arginine--tRNA ligase, with the protein MNIQALINDKVSQALEAAGAPAGSPAAVRQSAKAQFGDYQANGVMGVAKKLGTNPREFAQKVIEQLDLDGIAEKVEIAGPGFINIFLSKTWLAEQAESALKDERLGVAKEEQKTIVVDYSAPNVAKEMHVGHLRSTIIGDAVVRTLEHLGHKVVRANHIGDWGTQFGMLIANLERVQKESGEVSMELSDLEAFYRESKKLYDEDAEFAERARNYVVKLQGGDEYCAEMWKKLVDVTMVQNQRNYDRLNVSLSRDDVMGESMYNDMLPGIVADLKEKGLAVEDDGAQVVFLDEYKNKDGEPMGVIIQKRDGGFLYTTTDIACAKYRYEQLGADRVLYFIDSRQHQHLMQAWTIVRKAGYVPEEVSLEHHAFGMMLGKDGRPFKTRAGGTVRLADLLDEAEERAAKLIEEKNPELDAEEKANIANTVAMAAVKYADLSKHRTTDYIFDWDNMLAFEGNTAPYMQYAYTRVASIFKRAGVELADLTHPVVINDEKEQTLLSKLLQFEEAVQTVAREGHPHVMCSYLFELAGNFSSFYEACPILNAEEDVKQSRLKLALLTAKTIKQGLDLLGIETLERM; encoded by the coding sequence GTGAACATTCAAGCACTCATTAATGACAAAGTCTCTCAGGCGCTAGAAGCCGCAGGCGCACCTGCCGGCAGCCCTGCTGCAGTTCGCCAGTCTGCGAAAGCGCAATTTGGCGACTACCAAGCCAACGGTGTAATGGGCGTAGCCAAAAAACTGGGTACTAACCCTCGCGAGTTCGCACAAAAAGTTATCGAGCAGCTAGACCTTGACGGTATCGCTGAAAAAGTTGAAATCGCAGGCCCTGGCTTTATCAACATCTTCCTAAGCAAAACTTGGCTTGCCGAGCAGGCGGAGAGCGCACTAAAAGATGAGCGCCTGGGTGTTGCGAAAGAAGAGCAAAAAACCATCGTTGTTGACTACTCTGCTCCGAACGTCGCCAAAGAAATGCACGTTGGTCACCTGCGCTCAACCATCATCGGTGATGCCGTAGTCCGTACCCTTGAGCACCTAGGCCATAAAGTAGTCCGTGCTAACCACATCGGTGACTGGGGTACTCAGTTTGGCATGCTTATCGCGAACCTTGAGCGTGTGCAGAAAGAGTCTGGCGAAGTGTCAATGGAGCTTTCTGATCTGGAAGCTTTCTACCGTGAATCTAAAAAGCTTTACGACGAAGATGCCGAGTTCGCTGAGCGCGCACGTAACTACGTTGTTAAGCTACAGGGCGGTGACGAGTACTGCGCTGAGATGTGGAAGAAGCTGGTTGATGTAACTATGGTTCAAAACCAGCGCAACTACGATCGCCTGAACGTATCACTGAGCCGTGATGACGTCATGGGTGAGTCAATGTACAACGACATGCTGCCTGGCATCGTTGCTGACCTGAAAGAAAAAGGTCTGGCAGTGGAAGATGACGGCGCGCAGGTTGTTTTCCTTGACGAGTACAAGAACAAAGACGGCGAGCCTATGGGTGTGATCATCCAGAAGCGCGACGGCGGCTTCCTGTACACCACCACAGACATTGCTTGTGCTAAATACCGCTACGAGCAGCTTGGTGCCGACCGCGTGCTTTACTTCATCGACTCTCGCCAGCACCAGCACCTGATGCAAGCGTGGACGATTGTTCGCAAGGCTGGCTACGTACCAGAAGAAGTAAGCCTAGAGCACCACGCCTTCGGTATGATGCTAGGCAAAGATGGCCGTCCGTTCAAGACCCGTGCCGGTGGTACTGTTCGCCTGGCAGATCTTCTTGATGAAGCTGAAGAGCGTGCAGCGAAGCTGATCGAAGAGAAGAACCCTGAGCTAGACGCTGAAGAGAAAGCAAACATTGCTAACACGGTTGCAATGGCGGCAGTTAAGTATGCGGATCTATCTAAGCACCGTACCACTGACTACATCTTCGACTGGGACAACATGCTGGCCTTCGAAGGCAACACGGCACCGTACATGCAGTACGCCTACACCCGTGTGGCTTCAATCTTCAAGCGTGCCGGTGTTGAGCTAGCTGATCTGACTCACCCAGTTGTGATCAACGATGAAAAAGAGCAGACGCTGCTTTCTAAGCTGCTGCAGTTCGAAGAAGCGGTTCAGACGGTTGCCCGTGAAGGCCACCCACACGTAATGTGTTCTTACCTGTTCGAACTAGCCGGTAACTTCTCAAGCTTCTACGAAGCCTGCCCAATCCTGAATGCTGAAGAAGACGTTAAGCAAAGCCGCCTGAAGCTGGCCCTACTGACGGCGAAGACCATCAAGCAAGGTTTGGATCTTCTGGGTATCGAAACCCTTGAGCGCATGTAA